In Planifilum fulgidum, the sequence GGCGGCGATCCGGATCCTCCGGCGGCACCGGAGGGGGGACCTGGTCATCGAGAACCTGACCATCTATACCCTGAAGCCCGTGCAGCTGGAGAGCGAAGTGGAATTGATCCCCCGGGTTTTGGAAATGGGGCGGAAGTCGGCCAAGTTGGAGCTGGAAGTGTTTCACGACGGCAACCTGGTGTCCAAGGCGATGCTGACGGCGCAGATGATCGAGCGGTAACCGCGGCCGCCGGGGCTTAAGCATCCATCGCATAAGGGGATGGACAACGTTGGACGAGGTGCAAAAGATTTTGGATGATGCGACGCGAAAGTTGGAGAGACTTCCCGGCGTCGTGGGAGTGGTGCTGGGAGGATCCCGGGCGAAGGGAATGCACCGGCCCGATTCCGACATCGACATCGGAATCTATTACGATGAAAGCGAAGGCTTCGAAGTGCAATCCGTGGGGGAGGTCGCGTCGGAACTGGATGATAGGCACCGGACCGACCTGATCACACCCCTGGGGGCATGGGGGCCCTGGGTCAATGGGGGCGGTTGGCTCGTCATCGGTGGATATCACGTGGACTTTTTGTTCCGCGACGTGAGGCGGGTTTCCCGGGTGATCGACGACTGCGCGAAGGGGATCGTCACGGCGGATTATCAGACCGGACATCCCCATGCCTATTTGAACCTGATGTACATGGGCGAAGTGGACCTGTGCAGGGTGTTGGCCGATCCGCAGGGGCGGATCGCGGCGCTGAAGGCCAAAACCCGTCCGTACCCGAAAGCCTTGCAGGAGGCCGTCATCGGCCGGTTCCTGTTCGAAGCGTCCTTTTCCCTGCTGCATGCCGAGGCCCATCGAGGCAACGATGATCTCGCCTATGTGGCTGGGTGCTGCTTCCGCACCGTGGCCTCTTTGAACCACGTCCTGTTTGCCAAGAACGAAGAGTACTGCATCAACGAGAAAGGGGCCACGGCGATGGCGGACCGATTCCCTCTCAAGTCGGAACATTACAAGGAACGGGTGGATCAGGTGTTTACAAAACTGTCTTCAAAGGACAGCCGGGGAACGGAGGAGGCCGTCGCTGTGCTTCGGCAGCTGATTTCCGAAACGGAGGCATTGGTTCGGCGCTAGAGGGGGCGGACCAATTCCGCACGAAACGACATCCGTACAAAGGCGCATGAAGTTCAACTTCATGCGTTTTTTGGTGCTCTCGTTTTCAACTGACGATTTACAACCGATCAATGGAGCGCGTTGCTGCCGGGGATGATTCCGTCAATCGGGTTTTATCATCCCTTTTCTATTTTGACGCCCTTTTCCGAGGGGCGTGATTTTTTCCGGAATCGTTCAGTGGCCATCCGGCGATCCGGAGCAGTGGGCTTTAATGTGATTTTTATCACAATCACTCCTTTTTAAATAATTTGCCCTTGTCCCGGCAAAAAACGGACAAAAAATTTGTGTTCCAAATCACAATTCTGCCGGTTCGATTTTGGTTTTATTGGAGATGAAGTCAGGAGAAATGATCTTATGACGGTCACGATAGTTTTTTAAGTGAAAATAATCACATTTATAGCAATACTGGTGATTTGAAAAAAACTGTACTTCATCATGGCACGGGAGGTGGAAACGGGAACTTTCCGCGATCGCGTTCAGAGATGCCGTCCGTTCGTTCTTTGATCACCGGATACGCTCCATTGGGAAGAAGGTGGATTTTCGTGAATCCGACACTTCGATGGATGGTCTTGTTTGCGGTGGGACTGGTCATCGGCTTTGCGGGAATTCTCTTGTTTCTGGGATGAAAGTTTGGAGCCTGAGCGGAAGATTGTTGGACCATGAGACGGAACCACAATAAGCTGAGGAAGGTGAAAGGATGAAGCTGGGAAAATGGTATGTGCCCGTGGCGCTGGGAGTGATCCTGGGACTTGTGGCCGGCTCCATCGTCAGCTATATCGGTCCAACATCGACAACGGAAGGGGAGCAGGCGGTTTCCGGAGCTTTTATCCCTCCCGGCAAGAAGGATGAATATTATATGTTTGCCTCGGGAGGGCATTCGGGACAGGTGTATGTGATCGGGGTCCCGTCCCTGCGCAGGATTCGCACGATTCCCGTTTTCAGCCGGGATTCCGCCACCGGATATGGTTGGGATGAGGAGTCCAAAAAAATGCTCGGCGAATACACTTGGGGGGATGTGCACCATCCGGCCCTCAGTGAAACCGACGGCGAGTATGACGGACGCTTTCTTTACGTCAATGATAACGCCAACAACCGTGCGGCGATGATCGATTTGAAAACCTTTACCACGAAGCAGATTTTGGGACCGATCCCCAATATTATGGGCCCCCATTCGGCGGCATTTGTTACCCCCAACACGGAATATTTCATGATGGCGACA encodes:
- a CDS encoding nucleotidyltransferase domain-containing protein, coding for MDEVQKILDDATRKLERLPGVVGVVLGGSRAKGMHRPDSDIDIGIYYDESEGFEVQSVGEVASELDDRHRTDLITPLGAWGPWVNGGGWLVIGGYHVDFLFRDVRRVSRVIDDCAKGIVTADYQTGHPHAYLNLMYMGEVDLCRVLADPQGRIAALKAKTRPYPKALQEAVIGRFLFEASFSLLHAEAHRGNDDLAYVAGCCFRTVASLNHVLFAKNEEYCINEKGATAMADRFPLKSEHYKERVDQVFTKLSSKDSRGTEEAVAVLRQLISETEALVRR